Proteins from a single region of Calypte anna isolate BGI_N300 chromosome 26, bCalAnn1_v1.p, whole genome shotgun sequence:
- the MAGI3 gene encoding membrane-associated guanylate kinase, WW and PDZ domain-containing protein 3 isoform X2, with protein sequence MSKTLRKKRHWLSKVQECVVSWGGPAGPDPDLLRGGAERGEFPYLAGRLPPGGEGAPGPVLLSGKAPAPGDVLLEVNGTPVSGLTHRDTLAVVRHFREPVRLKTVRPGKVINKDLRHYLSLQFQKGSIDHKLQQVIRDNLYLRTIPCTTRAPRDGEVPGVDYNFIPVDQFKALEESGALLESGTYDGNFYGTPKPPAEPSPFQPDPVDQVLFDNDFDTESQRKRTTSVSKMQRMDSSLPEEEEEEEKEAVNGSGGIENKDRHSDSPDWMKPVPSYNQTSSSMDFRNYLSRDETLEPLPKNWEMAYTDTGMIYFIDHNTKTTTWLDPRLCKKAKAPEDCEDGELPYGWEKIEDPQYGTYYVDHINQKTQFENPVLEAKRKKQLGQTDVGPSKSGSEKSVFTRDPSQLTGALIRTSLKKSTMGFGFTIIGGDRPDEFLQVKNVLKDGPAAQDGRIAPGDVIVDINGSCVLGHTHADVVQMFQLVPVNQYVSMTLCRGYPLPDDNEDSVVDIVTATPIINGPPVTKGDVCVSSQDLIAGTVVLDQNGKMTPMLVNGRLNGPSLDTAEQRISLASSGGSQPELVTIPLVKGPKGFGFAIADSPTGQKVKMILDSQWCQGLQKGDVIKEICHQNVQSLTHLQVVEVLKQFPVGAEVPLLILRGGPPSPTKTAKGKDKQDSWSGLEAVGDAMPQPMPFPPTAVRPGSPKLDPSEVYLKSKTMYEDKPPNTRDLDVFLRKQESGFGFRVLGGDGPDQPIYIGAIIPLGAAEKDGRLRAADELMCIDGVPVKGKSHKQVLDLMTSAARNGQVLLTVRRKIFFGGEKQGEEEESQPVLSQNGSPRLNRVEFANQLPPEVYDVRLQRKENEGFGFVILTSKNKPPPGVIPHKIGRVIEGSPADQCGRLKVGDRISAVNGQSIIELSHDSIVQLIKDAGNVVTLTVVAEEEHRGPPSGTNSARQSPAPQHRPLGPAQTNSPSTDRGATEGEAGKDVSSSYRLSWPEHKHPTQPEAAALGGRHPQNPGCFPVELERGPRGFGFSLRGGKEYNMGLFILRLAEDGPAVKDGRVHVGDQIVEINGEPTQGITHTRAIELIQAGGNKVLLLLRPGTGLIPDHSLAPSSLCPFVKPEQH encoded by the exons GAAAAGTCATCAACAAAGACTTACGCCACTACTTGAGCCTTCAGTTCCAGAAGGGCTCGATAGACCATAAACTCCAGCAAGTGATCAGAGACAATCTCTACTTGAGAACCATCCCTT gcACTACAAGGGCTCCCAGAGATGGGGAGGTCCCTGGGGTAGACTATAATTTCATTCCTGTTGATCAGTTTAAAGCACTGGAAGAAAGTGGAGCCTTGCTAGAAAGTGGAACATATGATG GTAATTTTTATGGAACTCCAAAGcctccagcagagcccagccccTTTCAGCCTGATCCCGTGGATCAAGTTCTTTTTGACAATGATTTTGACACTGAgtcacagaggaaaagaaccACATCTGTCAGCAAAATGCAAAGGATGGACAGTTCTCTCcctgaagaggaggaagaggaggaaaaggaagcagtTAATGGCAGCGGAGGGATAG aaaacaaagacagacaTTCAGATTCTCCTGACTGGATGAAACCTGTTCCCAGCTACAACCAGACAAGCAGCTCCATGGACTTCAGAAATTACTTGTCAAGGGATGAAACCCTGGAACCACTGCCCAAGAACTGGGAGATGGCCTACACTGACACTGGCATGATCTACTTCATCGA CCATAACACCAAGACAACCACATGGCTTGATCCACGGCTCTGTAAGAAAGCCAAAGCTCCTGAAGACTGTGAAGATGGAG AACTTCCTTATGGATGGGAGAAAATAGAAGACCCTCAATACGGAACATATTATGTTGA TCATATTAACCAGAAAACTCAGTTTGAAAACCCAGTACTggaagccaaaagaaaaaaacagctagGACAGACAGATGTTGGCCCTTCAAAATCAG GGTCAGAGAAGTCTGTCTTCACCAGAGACCCATCCCAGCTGACAGGAGCACTTATAAGgacatctctgaaaaaaagtacCATGGGCTTTGGCTTTACAATCATTGGAGGGGACAGACCTGATGAGTTCCTCCAGGTGAAGAATGTGTTAAAAGATGGACCTGCTGCTCAAGATGGGAGAATTGCACCAG GTGATGTAATTGTAGACATAAATGGAAGCTGTGTCCTTGGCCATACCCATGCAGATGTTGTCCAGATGTTCCAGCTCGTTCCTGTCAATCAGTATGTGAGCATGACTCTGTGTCGTGGTTATCCTCTTCCTGATGACAACGAAGACTCCGTGGTAGATATAGTGACAGCTACACCAATTATCAATGGACCACCTGTGACCAAAGGAGATGTCTGTGTGAGCAGCCAAGATTTAATTGCAGGAACAGTTGTGTTGgaccaaaatggaaaaatgacCCCTATGTTGGTCAATGGTCGTCTGAATGGCCCTTCCCTGGATACAGCTGAGCAGAGGATCTCTCTGGCATCATCAGGAGGCTCACAGCCAGAGCTGGTCACCATCCCTCTAGTCAAAGGTCCTAAAGGCTTTGGGTTTGCCATTGCAGACAGTCCTACAGGACAAAAGGTGAAAATGATTTTAGACAGCCAGTGGTGCCAAGGCCTTCAGAAAGGGGATGTAATCAAGGAGATTTGCCATCAGAACGTGCAGAGCTTGACACATCTGCAGGTGGTGGAAGTACTGAAGCAGTTTCCAGTAGGAGCAGAGGTGCCACTGCTTATCTTAAGAGGAG GTCCTCCCTCCCCTACTAAAACTGCCAAAGGG AAGGACAAGCAGGACAGCTGGAGTGGTTTGGAAGCTGTTGGTGATGCCATGCCACAGCCAATGCCATTTCCACCCACTGCTGTACGACCAGGCTCTCCTAAACTGGACCCTTCAGAAGTCTACCTGAAGTCTAAGACTATGTATGAGGACAAAC CTCCAAACACAAGAGATTTGGATGTTTTCCTACGAAAACAAGAGTCAGGCTTTGGTTTCCGGGTGCTTGGAGGGGATGGACCAGATCAGCCT ATTTACATTGGAGCCATCATCCCcttgggagcagcagagaaagacGGGCGGCTTCGAGCTGCAGACGAGCTGATGTGTATTGATGGGGTTCCTGTCAAGGGGAAGTCACACAAACAAGTCTTGGATTTGATGACCAGTGCTGCACGGAATGGTCAGGTGCTGCTCACAGTCCGTAGGAAAATCTTCTTTGGTG GGGAAAagcaaggggaggaggaggagtctCAGCCTGTGTTGTCACAAAATGGCTCTCCCCGTCTGAATCGGGTCGAGTTTGCAAACCAGCTGCCCCCAGAGGTCTATGATGTCCgtctgcagaggaaggagaatgAAGGATTTGGCTTTGTCATCCTCACCTCTAAGAACAAACCTCCTCCTGGTG TGATTCCTCACAAGATTGGGCGAGTTATAGAGGGCAGCCCAGCTGACCAGTGTGGGAGGCTGAAGGTGGGTGATCGCATCTCAGCAGTGAACGGCCAGTCCATCATCGAGCTCTCCCATGACAGCATCGTGCAGCTCATCAAGGACGCGGGCAACGTGGTGACTCTGACTGTTGTGGCTGAGGAAG AACACCGTGGTCCTCCCTCAGGAACAAACTCtgccaggcagagcccagccccacagcaccgGCCACTGGGACCAGCACAGACCAACTCCCCCAGCACAGACAG GGGAGCTACAGAAGGTGAAGCAGGGAAAGATGTCTCAAGCAGTTACAGACTCTCCTGGCCTGAGCACAAGCACCCGACACAACCCGAGGCTGCAGCCCTTGGTGGACGTCACCCCCAG AATCCTGGCTGTTTCCCAGTAGAATTGGAAAGGGGCCCTCGAGGGTTTGGATTCAGCCTTCGAGGAGGAAAGGAGTACAACATGGGCTTGTTCATCCTTCGACTTGCAGAGGATGGGCCAGCTGTCAAAGATGGCAGAGTACAT gtTGGTGACCAGATTGTTGAAATTAATGGAGAGCCCACCCAAGGAATCACTCACACACGAGCCATTGAGCTGATTCAGGCTGGAGGGAATaaagttttgctgctgctgagaccAGGGACTGGCTTGATCCCAGATCACA gTTTGGCTCCTTCCAGTCTGTGTCCCTTCGTGAAACCTGAG